TTGCCAACCCAAGCCTTTTGGGAGTGACTTTCCATTGATTAGTTTGCTGTTTGCAAGTTGATGACTTTGTTGTCTCAGTAACTCTTGTGTACGATCCGATGATTGATCATCTAAAAAAATGAATTCCAAGTTGGGATATGTTAGCTTTTTAAGATTTTTTACTAAAGCTTCAACGTTCTTCTGCTCGTTCCGTAACGGAACCAGCACCGATACGAGTGAAGTTTTTTTAGTGGGAAACACGTTTTTAAGCCTAGGCATAAATGATTGATTAATCATAACCCAGATTAGAAGACCAACAAGAAAAAAGATAAGAAAATAAAGGAGCATAATCATTTCTTAGGACCAAACAGTAGTCCAAACCAATCACTAACAGATCGATTTCCGGATAATAGGAGGGAGTAATCTGATAAAGCAGAGTTTGCAATTGCTAAACGCTGTTGATCAAGTTGTTCAGTCATTTTACGTTCCAACAAAATGTTCACTTCCTTACGTGTCTGCGTGGTATAGTCATCTGGATTTATAGGTGAGCTGATCTCAATATACAGACGAGGTTTTTGTTCATGTAACAGTGTGTAGTAATAGGTTACGATATATATAGGTACATGAGGAGCTTTTAATGCTAAGTATGCTGAACCAGGTTGAAAATGGAGTGGTCTTTTTTCCAGAGGTTGCTCAGACCCTTGTGGAAACATCCAAACCGCTTTTTTGTTTATTAATAAATCTGTTGAATAACTAAGCGTTTCAATCACTGAGCGAGGTTTTGTGACATCTACAGAAAAAGCTCCAATACGTCTAAAAAAAGGGAAATCCTTTATACCAGCTTCACTCATCATTGCATAGCTCTCAAGGTGACAAGCTGTCTGAGTTAAAAAAAGGTAACTAAGCCATCCCACCAGCTTGAATGATTCACTAAAATTAAAGCGGATGTATCTCTTTTACTAAATGATCCTTTTATATAAATGCTTGAAAAGGACCGTTTTAAAAGCCAGTACGTATTATATAGGTGAAAGCCTTTGCTGAAGCTCCGACTTTTTTTTGCAGTAATCATAAAGTCGGATTCTCCTTCCATTTAAAATAACCAATAAACAAAATGATACTAAGAAGAACGGATATACCTACAGCTAGCCATAATCCATGTGTAACAGCTAGAACAAGAAACATGACTAAGACCATGACATAGAGCCATACCATCCTTGGCTGCCAATATCGATGAACAAAACCAGTCCATCTTTTAGTGAGATGAAGCGTAAGGAAAACAACCGTATGCAAAATAAATGCTAAGACAAACCAACCCACAAAATTAGACAGTGGAATGTCATAATAAAAGCCACCGGCTGTCCATACCC
The nucleotide sequence above comes from Alkalicoccobacillus plakortidis. Encoded proteins:
- a CDS encoding glycosyltransferase, coding for MIMLLYFLIFFLVGLLIWVMINQSFMPRLKNVFPTKKTSLVSVLVPLRNEQKNVEALVKNLKKLTYPNLEFIFLDDQSSDRTQELLRQQSHQLANSKLINGKSLPKGLGWQSVCLSSAKSTSIRRILAFSRC
- a CDS encoding lysophospholipid acyltransferase family protein, which gives rise to MMSEAGIKDFPFFRRIGAFSVDVTKPRSVIETLSYSTDLLINKKAVWMFPQGSEQPLEKRPLHFQPGSAYLALKAPHVPIYIVTYYYTLLHEQKPRLYIEISSPINPDDYTTQTRKEVNILLERKMTEQLDQQRLAIANSALSDYSLLLSGNRSVSDWFGLLFGPKK